From a region of the Zingiber officinale cultivar Zhangliang chromosome 4B, Zo_v1.1, whole genome shotgun sequence genome:
- the LOC121976955 gene encoding uncharacterized protein LOC121976955 isoform X1, giving the protein MGANCCVAVKDKPLPSPLRFEVSTYRSSRNSPTWSFRWDNRTHIEDAMENAAQFAQQDIENAMLEIKSESPNETEIFSDSGSPSNAFQLQKWLKSPVRIGTAGKSRDVTQETPFTANNSSPKRMGHTSSKLAIASDSKLINSVALIPLSSASRADLSSSLSDSLPSNPTLTRKLFQSPGHELSQEISDSRIASLQSVDENSSAGARPSFVLSSCSNDFSIGGSHGGSSDAWSTRAFFELVASSNKERWSADSVNLTSCRSQRACSNPPDTPPHQKICKACSKRLTGHCVVAVLVCGHLYHSECLEKVTIETNRYDPPCPVCTHGEKSAIRLFEKAGMDIIKSCKGKMAETDALGDAQSDDGKGARKNLKIGTNSKCRSYRRSFLKQYFSLAKPSQSTSRGGPKMKKGFWEKYRRE; this is encoded by the exons ATGGGGGCGAATTGTTGTGTGGCTGTAAAGGACAAACCCTTGCCTAGTCCTCTTCGTTTTGAAGTTTCAACATATAGGAGTTCTAGAAACTCGCCTACTTGGAGCTTTCGGTGGGATAACCGAACACACATAGAGGATGCAATGGAAAATGCTGCCCAATTTGCTCAACAGGATATTGAGAATGCTATGCTTGAGATTAAGAGTGAATCACCAAATGAAACTGAAATATTTTCTGATAGTGGCAGTCCATCAAATGCTTTCCAACTACAAAAGTGGCTTAAGTCTCCAGTTAGAATTGGAACTGCTGGGAAGTCAAGAGATGTTACTCAAG AAACTCCATTCACTGCAAATAATTCATCCCCCAAG AGAATGGGCCATACATCATCAAAATTAGCCATTGCTTCAGATTCGAAGTTAATAAACTCAGTGGCCTTAATTCCTTTGTCATCTGCATCTAGAGCAGATCTGTCATCTTCTTTGAGTGATTCTTTGCCGTCTAATCCAACTTTAACAAGGAAGCTGTTCCAATCACCCGGCCATGAACTCTCACAGGAGATATCTGACAGCAGAATAGCATCCCTTCAATCTGTTGATGAGAACAGCTCTGCTGGAGCAAGGCCATCGTTTGTGCTCTCTTCCTGCAGCAATGACTTCTCCATAGGTGGTTCCCATGGTGGGTCTTCTGATGCCTGGTCCACGCGGGCATTCTTTGAGCTTGTGGCttcttcaaataaggaaagatggtCAGCTGACAGTGTCAACCTTACATCATGTAGAAGCCAACGAGCTTGCTCAAATCCTCCGGATACACCTCCTCATCAGAAGATTTGCAAAGCATGCTCAAAGCGATTAACAGGGCACTGTGTGGTTGCTGTTTTGGTTTGTGGTCATCTTTATCATTCCGAATGTTTGGAGAAAGTTACTATTGAAACCAACCGATACGACCCACCTTGCCCTGTCTGTACGCATGGAGAAAAATCTGCAATAAGGCTATTCGAGAAGGCTGGCATGGACATAATCAAATCTTGCAAGGGTAAAATGGCAGAAACTGATGCACTTGGAGACGCTCAGTCTGATGATGGGAAGGGGGCTCGAAAAAACCTCAAGATAGGAACCAATTCGAAGTGCAGATCTTACAGAAGGTCTTTCTTGAAGCAGTATTTTTCCCTTGCTAAACCATCACAATCAACATCCAGAGGTGGACCTAAGATGAAGAAAGGATTCTGGGAAAAATATCGTCGCGAGTGA
- the LOC121976955 gene encoding uncharacterized protein LOC121976955 isoform X2 — protein MKLKYFLIVAVHQMLSNYKSGLSLQLELELLGSQEMLLKRMGHTSSKLAIASDSKLINSVALIPLSSASRADLSSSLSDSLPSNPTLTRKLFQSPGHELSQEISDSRIASLQSVDENSSAGARPSFVLSSCSNDFSIGGSHGGSSDAWSTRAFFELVASSNKERWSADSVNLTSCRSQRACSNPPDTPPHQKICKACSKRLTGHCVVAVLVCGHLYHSECLEKVTIETNRYDPPCPVCTHGEKSAIRLFEKAGMDIIKSCKGKMAETDALGDAQSDDGKGARKNLKIGTNSKCRSYRRSFLKQYFSLAKPSQSTSRGGPKMKKGFWEKYRRE, from the exons ATGAAACTGAAATATTTTCTGATAGTGGCAGTCCATCAAATGCTTTCCAACTACAAAAGTGGCTTAAGTCTCCAGTTAGAATTGGAACTGCTGGGAAGTCAAGAGATGTTACTCAAG AGAATGGGCCATACATCATCAAAATTAGCCATTGCTTCAGATTCGAAGTTAATAAACTCAGTGGCCTTAATTCCTTTGTCATCTGCATCTAGAGCAGATCTGTCATCTTCTTTGAGTGATTCTTTGCCGTCTAATCCAACTTTAACAAGGAAGCTGTTCCAATCACCCGGCCATGAACTCTCACAGGAGATATCTGACAGCAGAATAGCATCCCTTCAATCTGTTGATGAGAACAGCTCTGCTGGAGCAAGGCCATCGTTTGTGCTCTCTTCCTGCAGCAATGACTTCTCCATAGGTGGTTCCCATGGTGGGTCTTCTGATGCCTGGTCCACGCGGGCATTCTTTGAGCTTGTGGCttcttcaaataaggaaagatggtCAGCTGACAGTGTCAACCTTACATCATGTAGAAGCCAACGAGCTTGCTCAAATCCTCCGGATACACCTCCTCATCAGAAGATTTGCAAAGCATGCTCAAAGCGATTAACAGGGCACTGTGTGGTTGCTGTTTTGGTTTGTGGTCATCTTTATCATTCCGAATGTTTGGAGAAAGTTACTATTGAAACCAACCGATACGACCCACCTTGCCCTGTCTGTACGCATGGAGAAAAATCTGCAATAAGGCTATTCGAGAAGGCTGGCATGGACATAATCAAATCTTGCAAGGGTAAAATGGCAGAAACTGATGCACTTGGAGACGCTCAGTCTGATGATGGGAAGGGGGCTCGAAAAAACCTCAAGATAGGAACCAATTCGAAGTGCAGATCTTACAGAAGGTCTTTCTTGAAGCAGTATTTTTCCCTTGCTAAACCATCACAATCAACATCCAGAGGTGGACCTAAGATGAAGAAAGGATTCTGGGAAAAATATCGTCGCGAGTGA